Proteins from a single region of Dama dama isolate Ldn47 chromosome 14, ASM3311817v1, whole genome shotgun sequence:
- the ATF3 gene encoding cyclic AMP-dependent transcription factor ATF-3 isoform X3 produces the protein MSSALDSVTVSGRPLEMSVTKAEVAPEEDERKKRRRERNKIAAAKCRNKKKEKTECLQKESEKLESVNAELKAQIEELKNEKQHLIYMLNLHRPTCIVRAQNGRTPEDERNLFIQQIKEGTLQS, from the exons ATGTCCTCGGCGCTGGACTCGGTCACCGTCAGCGGCAGGCCCCTCGAGATGTCAGTCACCAAGGCCGAG GTAGCCCCTGaagaagatgaaaggaaaaagaggCGACGGGAAAGAAATAAGATTGCAGCTGCCAAGTGCCGGaacaagaagaaggagaagacagagtgCCTGCAGAAA GAGTCGGAGAAGCTGGAGAGTGTGAATGCTGAGCTGAAGGCGCAAATTGAGGAGCTCAAAAACGAGAAGCAGCATTTGATATACATGCTCAACCTGCACCGGCCCACGTGTATTGTCCGGGCTCAGAACGGGCGGACTCCAGAAGATGAGAGGAACCTTTTTATCCAACAGATAAAGGAGGGAACATTGCAGAGCTAA
- the ATF3 gene encoding cyclic AMP-dependent transcription factor ATF-3 isoform X1 has product MMLQHPGQVSVSEEELRFAIQNKHLCHRMSSALDSVTVSGRPLEMSVTKAEVAPEEDERKKRRRERNKIAAAKCRNKKKEKTECLQKESEKLESVNAELKAQIEELKNEKQHLIYMLNLHRPTCIVRAQNGRTPEDERNLFIQQIKEGTLQS; this is encoded by the exons ATGATGCTTCAACACCCAGGCCAGGTCTCTGTCTCGGAA GAAGAGCTGAGGTTCGCCATCCAGAACAAGCACCTCTGCCACCGGATGTCCTCGGCGCTGGACTCGGTCACCGTCAGCGGCAGGCCCCTCGAGATGTCAGTCACCAAGGCCGAG GTAGCCCCTGaagaagatgaaaggaaaaagaggCGACGGGAAAGAAATAAGATTGCAGCTGCCAAGTGCCGGaacaagaagaaggagaagacagagtgCCTGCAGAAA GAGTCGGAGAAGCTGGAGAGTGTGAATGCTGAGCTGAAGGCGCAAATTGAGGAGCTCAAAAACGAGAAGCAGCATTTGATATACATGCTCAACCTGCACCGGCCCACGTGTATTGTCCGGGCTCAGAACGGGCGGACTCCAGAAGATGAGAGGAACCTTTTTATCCAACAGATAAAGGAGGGAACATTGCAGAGCTAA
- the ATF3 gene encoding cyclic AMP-dependent transcription factor ATF-3 isoform X2 — protein MMLQHPGQVSVSEVSASAIVPCLSPPGSLVFEDFANLTPFVKEELRFAIQNKHLCHRMSSALDSVTVSGRPLEMSVTKAEVAPEEDERKKRRRERNKIAAAKCRNKKKEKTECLQKESEKLESVNAELKAQIEELKNEKQHLIYMLNLHRPTCIVRAQNGRTPEDERNLFIQQIKEGTLQS, from the exons ATGATGCTTCAACACCCAGGCCAGGTCTCTGTCTCGGAAGTCAGTGCCTCTGCCATCgtcccctgcctgtcccctccTGGGTCACTGGTGTTTGAGGATTTTGCTAATCTGACACCCTTTGTCAAGGAAGAGCTGAGGTTCGCCATCCAGAACAAGCACCTCTGCCACCGGATGTCCTCGGCGCTGGACTCGGTCACCGTCAGCGGCAGGCCCCTCGAGATGTCAGTCACCAAGGCCGAG GTAGCCCCTGaagaagatgaaaggaaaaagaggCGACGGGAAAGAAATAAGATTGCAGCTGCCAAGTGCCGGaacaagaagaaggagaagacagagtgCCTGCAGAAA GAGTCGGAGAAGCTGGAGAGTGTGAATGCTGAGCTGAAGGCGCAAATTGAGGAGCTCAAAAACGAGAAGCAGCATTTGATATACATGCTCAACCTGCACCGGCCCACGTGTATTGTCCGGGCTCAGAACGGGCGGACTCCAGAAGATGAGAGGAACCTTTTTATCCAACAGATAAAGGAGGGAACATTGCAGAGCTAA